TTTCGTTCTTATCCCATAAACAGTAAATCCAATTACTAAAATGATAATTATGAAAAAAAGAATATTTAAAACGCTTGAATCCATTGTTTCGTTTCTTCAATAAATTTAATTTTTAATTAGATAAAAACCATATAGATATGATAAAAACCGTATATTTCTTCTCAAATTCCGTATATTTTTTAAAACTACTTAACTGTTTTAAGAATCCAGGCAAAAGATGTTTTGGGATACCTCTCGCCTGGCATATGGAAATGGGCTATTTGAAGCTTATTTATTGTAGATCCCTAAGCTCTTTAATTTTCTGATGTGCTTCCAATTGTTGCGATAATTGATCTTGTAAGAGATCAACTAAACTGGGATATTCATTTAAACTGTCGCTCAATATATTTTTATAGGTTTCTTTGAATTCATCTTCACCTTTTTCACAGCTCTCCAATAGTGCATTTGAAATAGATGGCGAGATAGCAGATTTAATATCCATCCAAATTCTGAAGATTTGCCTGAGAATTTTGTTCCTTCTTCTGGTTCCTCAGATGTTTGATTTACCAAAGGTTTTAATTCCGCTAGGAATTGTCTTGATTGATCGATATAACCATTGAAAAGGACCACCAATTCATTTAAATTAAGCATCTTTTGCTATTTCGATTGCTTTTTCATACCCTTTAATACGGTCATTGTTTATTTCGATTGCGTCATTGACTAAGTCAATTTGCTTATTTGTGTTTTCCATAATATTTTGTTTTTATGTAGTTAGAACTAACAGCAATATGTTTTAGTTGAATTAAAATGATAATTAAGTATAATTATCATAAGAAAACAGTAGAAATACACTTATCCCTCAGTAATAATTTTTAATAATTTTTTATGAATCCTATTCTTGGAGACAGGATTTTTTGCTGTCTTATGGATCCAGGCATTTAAGTTTCCGTTAATATATTCAGATATTATTTTGGGTAAAATATAATTTTTTCTAGCTACAGCAACGGTATTTCCTAAGTCATGTGCAACCTTTTCGACTAATTTTTTGGATATCTTCTCCCTTTCTTTCTCGGATTCAACTGCACCCTGTTTTATTAAGAATTCCAAACTTAAATAACAAGCATTCCAAGTTCTGAAAGTTTTGCAGGAAATATCATTTTTAAAATATTTTTGTAAAAACGCATTGAGTTGAGAGGCATCCAGTTTATGTATTTTATTTTCAGCGTCATAATATTTGAAGAGTCTTTTTCCAGGAATTGATTTCAATTCTTCTAGGTATTTGGAGAGATTTTTCTTCTTGAGTTCTTTTACCTGTTCAACTCCTTTTTTGCCTTTATATTTGAAAGAAATTGAACTTTGATCAAGGATGAGGTGTTTTTTTTCTAGAGTGGTAAGTCCATAAGAACCATTTTGTTTTTGATAAAAACTATTTCCCGGTCGCATGGAGGTTAGATCAATAATCTTAAGCGCCAAAGCGGAGACTTTTTGAAGATCAAATTTATCTCTTTTGATTTCCCTATTAATCTTATTTCTAAGTTTGGGTAGATTTCTTCCGAAAGGTAGCAAAGTGGAAAATTTATCAACATTTCTGACGTTAGTCCAGTTCTCATGATAGATGTATTGCTTTCTTCCCTTAATGTCTACACCTGTAACCTGGATGTGGTCCAGATGGGTAGGGGCAAATCCAAACATTTTTCCAGTTAGGAGGAATAACAAGAGATTTTATGCGCTCAATAATTTTCAGGTCTGATATTTTCTTCTTTTGCTGATCAAAATAGGAAAACCCTTTACCTTTTTTTAATCTCGAAAAACCAGCTTTGCTACTGTCAACATATTTAATGCCTTTAATTTTCCGTGAAGAATCAAGGGTAAAGGGTTTTGCCATTATTTTAAATTATTTCTAATGGATAAGATTAATTGGTCCTTTCTCATTTTATGCCTTCCTTTGATGCCTGCACTGTGAGCTTCAGCAAGTAATTCTGTTTTTGTTTTTATTTGCAAGCATATCTACCGGATGTTCTTTCCTTTTTTTTGAGCTAGACTGAATTTCTTCGTTCTTATCCATTGGGAAATTTGGTTTATCTTCATTTTTCATAGAAATCTCCTTTTGTTTATATTATTAACCACGTTGATAATTAAAAAAGTTCGGTTAATCTCAATATAGATTTTAAAAAAGAATATTATTTACAATATGATTTTGCATGTAAATATGACATCCAAAAAGCAATGTTACTTTCTGCGCCCATATTTTTATTGACACCATAAGGTTCAAGTCCATCAAAGCACGCCATATTTTCTAAATCAAATAAAGATTCGTTATGATCATTGACTCCAAGAAACCATGCGAAAGAAAGTCTTATTTTTTCAGAAGCATTTACATCAATATTAAGTTTTGACAACTCCTTATACCAAAGTATGATACTAGCAACTTCAATAGGCTGTTGTCCCTGAGTATTGTTTTGGTTTTCTTTTGTAAGCCAGCCATTATTTCCAATCAATGATAAATGACCATTTCTGAAAAGAATTTGATCGAGGAAAATTGAGCTTTTTAGGCCGATTTCTTTTACTTCATCATTATTTAGAAAGCTCCCAGCTTTGAGTATACTTAATGGGATAATTGCATTGTCATAAGATAATATTCCTTCATACCACGGCCAATTATCCGAAGATGCAGATTCAAATTCATTGACCAAAAATTCTACTAAAACAGACAACTGCTCCAATTGTGATTTTTGATTCGGATATTTTTCCAGGAAATATAATATTCCAAGTATACTATATGCTACTGCACGAATTGACTTAAAGGTTACGACATGATTAATTATTCTATCGAAGGTTTCTTTAGCAATTGGGTGATATTTCAAGAAAGGTTTGTGTGCTA
The Sphingobacterium daejeonense genome window above contains:
- a CDS encoding DNA topoisomerase IB, whose translation is MFGFAPTHLDHIQVTGVDIKGRKQYIYHENWTNVRNVDKFSTLLPFGRNLPKLRNKINREIKRDKFDLQKVSALALKIIDLTSMRPGNSFYQKQNGSYGLTTLEKKHLILDQSSISFKYKGKKGVEQVKELKKKNLSKYLEELKSIPGKRLFKYYDAENKIHKLDASQLNAFLQKYFKNDISCKTFRTWNACYLSLEFLIKQGAVESEKEREKISKKLVEKVAHDLGNTVAVARKNYILPKIISEYINGNLNAWIHKTAKNPVSKNRIHKKLLKIITEG
- a CDS encoding Rho termination factor N-terminal domain-containing protein — encoded protein: MQIKTKTELLAEAHSAGIKGRHKMRKDQLILSIRNNLK